Proteins found in one Dermacentor silvarum isolate Dsil-2018 chromosome 8, BIME_Dsil_1.4, whole genome shotgun sequence genomic segment:
- the LOC119460746 gene encoding uncharacterized protein LOC119460746 isoform X2 gives MKAFVAIALLSAASLAYAGPRPSSKVDVRVGGFGVGVPGTGVSGSGLRRPAGPSSVSGSFSGSLPGSFPGVGLGSGVGSFGSGFGGGAGFGNGAASVGSGFGSGAGPVGSGSGFSSGFPSVGTSGGFGGGSSGSFPTFPSAFPGSSVSSSSGSSGSFGSNAGPAGQPGFAGSFGVVPSGGSFGSWYPGGHGFISGPAYGPGYYGNSGFDGFYGSGFGSGFGNGFGNGFDFGNGGYYGAGYAPFGSYGSGYDTGYGNFGGFGGPSGFYAFPSNGYFGVQPGYGFGFRPSRFGSNRGSAGSSRAAGASGNTGSRSSSSPSASSSQ, from the exons ATGAAGGCCTTCGTTGCAATTGCTCTCCTATCCGCCG CCTCCCTGGCGTACGCTGGACCCCGTCCCTCTTCGAAGGTGGACGTCCGCGTTGGAGGCTTTGGAGTTGGAGTACCCGGCACTGGAGTCTCCGGAAGCGGCCTACGCCGCCCGGCAGGACCTTCCAGTGTCTCCGGATCATTCTCTGGATCGCTCCCCGGATCATTCCCCGGAGTAGGCCTTGGAAGTGGAGTAGGCTCCTTCGGATCTGGCTTTGGAG GTGGAGCAGGCTTTGGAAATGGAGCAGCCTCCGTGGGATCTGGCTTCGGAAGTGGAGCAGGCCCAGTCGGATCTGGCTCCGGTTTCAGCTCAGGTTTTCCCTCAGTAGGCACATCAGGAGGATTCGGAGGAGGATCTTCTGGCAGTTTTCCtacatttccaagcgcatttcccGGAAGTTCTGTCTCTTCTTCCTCTGGTAGTTCCGGATCTTTTGGATCTAACGCTGGGCCCGCAGGACAGCCTGGCTTTGCAGGATCTTTTGGCGTAGTTCCGAGTGGAGGCTCGTTCGGTTCGTGGTACCCTGGAGGCCACGGTTTCATTAGTGGACCCGCTTATGGCCCTGGGTATTACGGAAACAGCGGATTCGATGGCTTCTACGGTAGCGGCTTCGGCAGCGGCTTCGGCAACGGTTTCGGCAACGGCTTCGACTTCGGCAACGGAGGTTATTATGGTGCTGGTTATGCTCCTTTTGGCAGCTATGGCTCTGGCTACGACACCGGTTATGGCAACTTCGGCGGTTTCGGCGGCCCCTCTGGTTTTTACGCCTTCCCTAGCAACGGTTACTTTGGTGTCCAGCCGGGCTACGGATTTGGGTTCCGCCCTAGCCGTTTTGGAAGCAACCGTGGTAGTGCTGGatcttcccgagctgcgggagcAAGTGGAAATACTGGCTCTAGAAGCTCCAG CTCACCCTCTGCTTCCTCTAGCCAGTAA
- the LOC119460746 gene encoding uncharacterized protein LOC119460746 isoform X1 codes for MKAFVAIALLSAASLAYAGPRPSSKVDVRVGGFGVGVPGTGVSGSGLRRPAGPSSVSGSFSGSLPGSFPGVGLGSGVGSFGSGFGGGAGFGNGAGSVGSGFGSGVGSVGSGFGGGAGFGNGAASVGSGFGSGAGPVGSGSGFSSGFPSVGTSGGFGGGSSGSFPTFPSAFPGSSVSSSSGSSGSFGSNAGPAGQPGFAGSFGVVPSGGSFGSWYPGGHGFISGPAYGPGYYGNSGFDGFYGSGFGSGFGNGFGNGFDFGNGGYYGAGYAPFGSYGSGYDTGYGNFGGFGGPSGFYAFPSNGYFGVQPGYGFGFRPSRFGSNRGSAGSSRAAGASGNTGSRSSSSPSASSSQ; via the exons ATGAAGGCCTTCGTTGCAATTGCTCTCCTATCCGCCG CCTCCCTGGCGTACGCTGGACCCCGTCCCTCTTCGAAGGTGGACGTCCGCGTTGGAGGCTTTGGAGTTGGAGTACCCGGCACTGGAGTCTCCGGAAGCGGCCTACGCCGCCCGGCAGGACCTTCCAGTGTCTCCGGATCATTCTCTGGATCGCTCCCCGGATCATTCCCCGGAGTAGGCCTTGGAAGTGGAGTAGGCTCCTTCGGATCTGGCTTTGGAGGTGGAGCAGGCTTTGGAAATGGAGCAGGATCCGTGGGATCTGGCTTTGGAAGCGGAGTAGGCTCCGTCGGATCTGGCTTTGGAGGTGGAGCAGGCTTTGGAAATGGAGCAGCCTCCGTGGGATCTGGCTTCGGAAGTGGAGCAGGCCCAGTCGGATCTGGCTCCGGTTTCAGCTCAGGTTTTCCCTCAGTAGGCACATCAGGAGGATTCGGAGGAGGATCTTCTGGCAGTTTTCCtacatttccaagcgcatttcccGGAAGTTCTGTCTCTTCTTCCTCTGGTAGTTCCGGATCTTTTGGATCTAACGCTGGGCCCGCAGGACAGCCTGGCTTTGCAGGATCTTTTGGCGTAGTTCCGAGTGGAGGCTCGTTCGGTTCGTGGTACCCTGGAGGCCACGGTTTCATTAGTGGACCCGCTTATGGCCCTGGGTATTACGGAAACAGCGGATTCGATGGCTTCTACGGTAGCGGCTTCGGCAGCGGCTTCGGCAACGGTTTCGGCAACGGCTTCGACTTCGGCAACGGAGGTTATTATGGTGCTGGTTATGCTCCTTTTGGCAGCTATGGCTCTGGCTACGACACCGGTTATGGCAACTTCGGCGGTTTCGGCGGCCCCTCTGGTTTTTACGCCTTCCCTAGCAACGGTTACTTTGGTGTCCAGCCGGGCTACGGATTTGGGTTCCGCCCTAGCCGTTTTGGAAGCAACCGTGGTAGTGCTGGatcttcccgagctgcgggagcAAGTGGAAATACTGGCTCTAGAAGCTCCAG CTCACCCTCTGCTTCCTCTAGCCAGTAA